From Zingiber officinale cultivar Zhangliang chromosome 5B, Zo_v1.1, whole genome shotgun sequence, the proteins below share one genomic window:
- the LOC121986604 gene encoding uncharacterized protein LOC121986604, which yields MSSIPVKENGGVPFPYPMLSPHNYTMWAIKTEAILDAQGVWEAVEPAEGAQVDAKKDKKARAYILQCVPEDILLQIATKKTAKEVWDSLKTRYLGSDRVKKARVQTLKSEFDALRMKEAETIDEFAGKLSALSSKFSTLGATLEDSSLVKKLLDSVPDKFFPIVAGIEQFYDLESIPFEEAIGRLKAYEERTLRLRSNTNGTEGELLLTHAEWQMRQKGSSVDTSSGGKERGSNSSNRGKGHGRGRGHGRGRGT from the coding sequence ATGTCGAGCATCCCAGTAAAGGAGAACGGCGGAGTGCCATTTCCCTATCCGATGCTAAGTCCTCACAATTATACTATGTGGGCAATAAAGACAGAGGCGATCCTTGATGCCCAGGGAGTCTGGGAGGCGGTGGAGCCAGCGGAAGGAGCCCAGGTGGATGCAAAGAAGGACAAAAAGGCACGTGCATACATCCTGCAgtgtgtccccgaagacatccttCTCCAGATCGCAACAAAGAAGACGGCGAAGGAAGTCTGGGACAGCCTCAAGACGAGGTACCTTGGTAGTGATCGGGTGAAGAAGGCACGTGTACAAACTTTGAAGAGCGAGTTTGACGCTCTCCGGATGAAAGAGGCCGAAacgattgatgagtttgctggcaaactcaGCGCCCTAAGCAGCAAATTCTCCACCCTTGGAGCCACACTTGAAGATTCCTCGTTGGTAAAAAAATTGCTCGATTCTGTCCCTGATAAATTCTTCCCTATTGTTGCCGGCATTGAGCAGTTCTACGACCTTGAGTCTATACCATTTGAGGAGGCTATAGGGCGACTGAAGGCGTACGAGGAACGAACGCTTCGATTACGCAGCAACACCAACGGCACTGAAGGAGAGCTCCTACTTACTCATGCCGAATGGCAAATGCGACAAAAGGGGAGCAGCGTGGACACTTCGTCAGGAGGCAAGGAACGTGGGTCCAACAGCTCTAATCGTGGCAAAGGGCATGGGCGTGGGCGAGGGCACGGTCGTGGTCGTGGTACATAG